From the Actinomycetes bacterium genome, the window ACTGCCCGTACCACCTCGTCGGGCACCGGCCCGTCGGTCGCCAGCAGCCCGGCGATGACCCGCCCCCAGCCGGCGTCGGCCGCCCCGGCCATGGCCAGCGCCCGCCCGGGCTCCACCCGCAGCTCGGGCGGGATGGTGCCGACCAGGCCGTCCACGCCCCGCGGCCATAGCCGGCGGGGCTCGACCACGGTGTCCCGGCCGAGCAGGAACGCGCTCGCCTCGGCAGCGAGCGCCGGGTCGACCTCGGCCGCGGGCCGCTGCCCGGTGCAGTTGGCGCAGCGGCCGCACTCGGCCGGGTCCGGGTCGTCGAGCTGGCGGCGCAGGTAGGCCATGAGGCAGGCGTCGGTGGTGGCGTAGGCGACCATCGCGGCCTGCTCGGCCTCGCGGGCGGCAGCGACCCGGCCGTGGCGCTCCTCGTCGTAGGTCCAGGGAGCGCCGGTGCGCGTCCAGCCCCCGCGCTCGCGGCGCACCGCCCCCTCCACGTCCAGGACCTTGAGCATCGCCTCGATGCGGCCGCGGCCGAGGTTCACCGCCTCCTCGATCGCGGCCGCTGGTACCGGCCCGGACGCCCGCTGCAGGGTGCCCAGCACCCTCGCCACCAGGTCGCGGGGCGGGAACGCGGTGGTCGCGAACCAGTCCCAGATCGAGCGGTCCTCCGCACCGCACAGCAGCACCGCCTCGGCCCGCGGCAGGGCCCGGCCGGCCCGGCCGACCTGCTGGTAGTAGGTGACGGGGGAGTCGGGGGACTGGAAGTGGACCACGAAGGCCAGGTCGGGCTTGTCGAAGCCCATGCCAAGGGCGGAGGTGGCCACCACCGCCTTGACCTGGCCCGCCCGCAGGGCGTCCTCGACCGCGGCGCGCTCCTCGGGGTCGGCCTTGCCGCTGTAGGAGCGCGCGTCGACCCCCCGCGACCGGAGCCAGGCGGTGACCCGCTCGGTGTCGGCCACGGTGAGGCAGTAGACGATGCCGGAGCCGGGCAGCCGGGGGACCTGCTCGGCGAGCCAGGCCAGCCGCTCGGCCTGGCTCGGCAGCCGCAGGACCGACAGGACCAGGCTCTCGCGGTCGAGCGGCCCACGCAGGGTCACTGGCGCGACGCCGAGCTGGTCGGCGACGTCGGCCATGACCCGGTGGTTGGCGGTGGCCGTGGTCGCCAGCACCGGCACGTCCGGCCCGATGGCGTCGAGCACCCGGATGATGCGCCGGTAGTCGGGGCGGAAGTCGTGGCCCCAGTCGGAGATGCAGTGCGCCTCGTCGATGACCAGGAGCCCGGCCGCGGCCGACAGGGTGGGCAGCACGTCGGTGCGGAACTGGGGGTTGTTGAGCCGTTCGGGCGAGACCAGCAGCAGGTCGACCCCGCCCGCGGCCAGCGACCGCTCCACCTCCGACCACTCGTCGTGGTTGGTCGAGTTGATCGTGGCGGCGCGGATGCCGATGCGCCGCGCGGCCTCGATCTGGTCGCGCATCAGCGCGAGCAGCGGCGACACGAGCAGCGTGGGGCCGGCTCCGGCGTCGCGCAGCAGGCGGGTGGCCAGGAAGTACACGGCCGACTTGCCCCAGCCGGTCCGCTGGACGACCAGCGCCCGCCGGCGGTCCACGACGAGCGCGCCGACGGCGGCGAGCTGGTCGGGGCGGAGCACCGCTCCCGGACCGGCCAGCGCCGCGAGCAGCTCCTGGGCCCGCGCCGGGAGCGTGGCCGGATCGACCGGCCGCGCCGGCGGGCCGGACCGCCGGGCCGGGGCGGGCGCCGGGCCGCCCACCGGGCCTGTGCCGCCGGCGGTTGGGACCGGGCCGCCGCCCGCCGGGTCGGGGCCCGGGCGGGCCCGGACGCGGCCGTTGGCAGATGGCGTGGCGCCGTTCCCGGTCCGGGTCGCCGGCAGGGTGGTCGCCTCGGGACGGCCACGGCTGTCGGTGGCTGGTCGGGCACCAGTGCCGCCGTTGGCCGCCGGCGAGGCAGCCTCGGACCGGCGGCGGGTGTCGGCGCGGCGCAGGGTGCGGCCGCAGCGGGGCCACGGGGCCCAGCCCGCGGGCAGCGGCGGCCCCGGGAGCCACTCGAGGTCGGCGAGGGTGCCGAGGCCTCGGGCCGCGGCCTCGGCGAGGTGGATGCGGAGCAGGTGCGCGGTGGCGCGCGCGTCGGACAGGGCCGAGTGCGGCTCGGCGTGCTCGATGCCGAAGGTCTGGCAGCAGTCCACCAGCCGGCATTCCACCTCGGGGTGGAGCAGCCGGGTGAGCTGCGCCGTGCACAGCGCCGCGACAGGTGGGAGCGTGCGGCCGGCGAGCTGGAACTCCCCCCGGAGGAAGCCGATGTCGAACAGGACGTTGTGGGCGACCACGACGGCGCCCTGCAGCAGCCCGGCCACGTCGCCGGCGACCTCGGCGAAGGCTGGCGCGCCGGCGACCATGCCGTCGGTGATGCCGTGGATCTCGGTGGCCTCGACCGGCCGGTCCGGGGCCAGGAGGGTCTCGTACTCCTCGACCACCGACCCGTCGGGCGCCAGGCGCACGATGCCGATCTCGAGGGCCCGGTGCAGCGGCCACGGCTGCGTGCCGGTCGTCTCGAGGTCGACCACCGCCCAGGGGGTGGCGCCGAGCTCGGCCCGGGCCGAGCTCGGCGCGCCGTCCTCTGGCAGCTCGTCCCGGTCGGGGCGGCCCTCGGACGTCGCCGAGCCCGCCTGGCTCACCCCACCGGCCATGCCGCCGCTCCCCTCCGGGCACCAGTACCCCATCAGGCGGCAGCATACGGCCCGCCCCGGACAACAGGAGACCCGCCCGGCCCGTCCTGTGGACGCCCGGAGGGCGGTGTCAACTGGACGCCCGGAGGGCGGTGTCAACTGGACGCCCGGAGGCCGGTGTCAACCGGCGGTGTCGGCGGCCGCGGCCAGCTCGGCGGCGACCGCGTCGGCGCCCAGGCCGATCATCCAGGTCAGTGGGACGTCCGGGGAGAAGCGTCGCATGGTGGCGTCGAGCTCGGCCTTGGAAGCGTCGTCGAGTTGGGGGGCGCCTCCGGCCAGCCGCCACACAACTTCCCGTTGATGCGCTGGCGGCTGCCGCAGCAGCCGCCAGCGCGCGGGGCGGGCCGGCCTGCCCCGCCCCGCCCCGACGTAGGTCAGCGCTGCTCGGCCAGCACCACCGTGCTGAGGATCTTGTCGGCAAAGGTCTGCCTGCGCGCGTCGAACGCCGCGTAGATGTAGCCGACGAGGCAGATCCCGTCCAGGAAGTGGCAGATGTCGCGCACGAACGCCATCAGGGGCCCGATCGGCTGCCCGTCCGACATGCGCACCAGCCGCAGGTTGAGGGCCTTCTTGCCCCAGCTCTGCCCCGTCTGGCCCTGCATGATCCAGCGGTTGTAGATCCAGATGCCGAGGCTGAGCAGCCAGCCGAGCGCCGCCAGGATCCCCAGCCCGACCGACGGGCTGCCGTCGGTGGCCGACAGGTTGTACGGCGTCACCAGGATGATGGCCGGGATGGCCTGGATGAGCCCGTCGATCAGGTAGGCGCCGACACGCTGGATCCAGCTTGCCAGCGGCCGTCCCATGTAGAAGCCTGGCTGGTCGGTGGTGTAGCCGGGCTGTCCGTAGCCGGCGCCGGCCGGCGCCGACGGGTATGGGGATGTCCCCCCGTAGCCCGGCTGCGCCGGCTGCTCGTAGGCCGGCGGCTGGCCGTACTGCGGCGGCCGGTCGTACTGCGGCGGCTGGCTCGAGCCTGGCTGCTCGGGCTCGTTCGGTCCGTACCCCTGTGTCATTTGACTCCTTCCCTTCCAGGGGTGCTCGGCTATCTGCCGGCGAGCACCACCGTGTTCACGATCTTGTCGGCAAAGGTCTGCCTGCGCGCGTCCCAGAGCGGGAACAGGTAGCCGATCAGGCAGATCCCGTCCAGGGTGTGGAGCAGGTCACGCACGAAGGCCATGACCGCCCCCACCGGCAGCCCGTCCGCCATGCGGACCAGCTTCAGGTTGAAGACCCGCTTGCCCCAGCTCTGCCCGGTCCGGCCCTGGGTGAGCAGCCGGTTGGCCACGTACAGGACGAAAGCGGCCAGGTAGCCCATGAGGATGATGCCGCCCCCCGTGCTGCTGTCCCCCTGGCCAGCCGCGCTGGCCAGGACGCCGGCGACGATGACAGGCACGAAGGTCACCATCTGGTCGATGAGGTAGGCGCCGACCCGCTGGGGCCAGTTGGCCAGCTGCCGCCCCATGTAGGTCCCGGGTCCCTCGAGGGGCGCGTAGCCGGGCTGGCCGTAGCCGGGCGGGACGGACGGGTACCCGGGAACCGGCGGGTGTCCAGGCTGACCGGAGCCGGGCCGGCCCGGCTCCGGTGGCGGATATCCTTGGGACATCGAGTCGGTTCCCCTTACGTGCTCGTGGGCCGAGCGCGTCTGCGCCCGCGGCCCCGTGCTCACACCGGCTTGGCCTGCTGCTCGGCGATGTCGCCGAGCACGGGAAGCTTGAAGTGCCGGCCCGAGAAGCCCTGGATCATCAGCACGATCCACACCACGAAGAACGCGAGCGACAGCAGGAACAGCAACAGGTCGAGCACGGTCCCGGTGATGATGCTGTTGAGGATGCTGACGGCGATCCAGACCGCCCCGAACAGGATCGCCTGCATGGCGTGGAAGCGGACCTCCGGGCGCTTGTCGGTGAAGAAGAAGATCAGCCCCGTGATGAAGGTCAGCACATAGGACAGGCCGGATGCCACGTTCTCGGCCAGCCCGCCACTCTGCTGGGACTGGTACCCGGGTGGCGGGCCCGCGGGCGGGTAGCCGCCCGGCGGCTGCTGTTCCCAGGCCTGCCCCGGCTGGCCCTGCCAGCCGGCCGACCCGGACGGGGGTGGGGGCGGCGACCCGTAGCCCTGCTGCTGGCCCCAGTCGCCGGGCGGGGGTGGCGGGGACGGCGGGGACGACCACCCGCCCTGGCCCGCCGGGGGTGTCCCGGCCGGCGGGTAGTCCGGCTGGGGAGGGTTCACCGGTGCGCCCTGGTCCTCGGGGTCCCGGCGTGGCTCGTCGGGCAGGTCCCGAGGTGGGGTTCCCTCGTTCATAGGTCCTCCTTGTCGTACGGGCGGCTCGACCGGTCCAGCGCCGGGCGAACATCGTGGCGATGCGTCATATCCGACCGAACCGGTGCAGCTGGAACAGCCAGCTCCCTACCGCGAGCACCCCGACCACGAGCCGGACGTGGCGCTGGCGGGCGGGCGGCCACGTGGTGGCCTCGGGGGCCAGGCCGGCCGCCCTTGCCGCCATGAGCACCGTCATGACCAGGGTCATCCCGGCGAGCAGGAGCACGAACGGGTTGGCGGCGAGCGCGGCCTGCAGGTGGCCGGCTGCCAGCGAGGTGGCCGCCGTGGTCATCCCGCACATCGGGCAGGGGATGCCGGTGGTCAGCCGCAGCAGGCAGGGCGCCGTCAGCCCGGTGGCGTGGCTGGCGGCCGGGTAGACGAACGAGGCACCAGCCGCCACCAGGCCGGTCAGCGCCAGGCGCTCGGGCGTCGAGGTCGGGCGCCATGCCAGGAGGCAGGCGACGGATGGCCGGGTGAGTCGGGCAGCTCGTGCGGGCGTCTCCGTGTTCGACATGTCCGTCCTGCTCCAGGGCAACGCAGGCCATGCTCACCGCGTCGATTCCGTGCGGGTCGGCGCAGTGAACCATATGCGCATGGGCGCAGCAATCCTTGTACTCCTTCGGAACGCGTTCGTCCCGCTGTAGCCGCTCGGCCGCCTGGTCGGCGAGCGTCGTGCCCGTGGCAGCGTCCCGGCCTCGGGGGATCGCTGCCTCGGGGGATCGCTGCCTGGGGGATCCCAGCCTCGGGAACCGCGACCTCGGGGATCCCGGCCTGGGGATCCCGGCCGGGGGGGGGGTTCCGCCCTCCCGTTCCAGGCCACGGGGTTGCCGGCCGGGGAGCCGGGTGGCAGCATCCGTTTCCGGTCGGGTCCGTGACCGGGACGCCCGACCACCAGATCGACCAGGCCGGGGGCAACATGGCAGACGTCAGGCGGATGGTCGTGCTGGTGTCCGGCCACGGCTCGAATCTCCAGTCGCTCATGGACGCAGCCGCCGACCCGTCCTACGGGGCCGAGGTGGTGCTCGTGGCAAGCGACCGGCCGGGCGCGTACGGCCTCGAGCGGGCCCGGGCGGCCGGCGTCGAGACCGCGGTGGT encodes:
- a CDS encoding RDD family protein; its protein translation is MSQGYPPPEPGRPGSGQPGHPPVPGYPSVPPGYGQPGYAPLEGPGTYMGRQLANWPQRVGAYLIDQMVTFVPVIVAGVLASAAGQGDSSTGGGIILMGYLAAFVLYVANRLLTQGRTGQSWGKRVFNLKLVRMADGLPVGAVMAFVRDLLHTLDGICLIGYLFPLWDARRQTFADKIVNTVVLAGR
- a CDS encoding RDD family protein, with the protein product MTQGYGPNEPEQPGSSQPPQYDRPPQYGQPPAYEQPAQPGYGGTSPYPSAPAGAGYGQPGYTTDQPGFYMGRPLASWIQRVGAYLIDGLIQAIPAIILVTPYNLSATDGSPSVGLGILAALGWLLSLGIWIYNRWIMQGQTGQSWGKKALNLRLVRMSDGQPIGPLMAFVRDICHFLDGICLVGYIYAAFDARRQTFADKILSTVVLAEQR
- a CDS encoding RecQ family ATP-dependent DNA helicase — translated: MAGGVSQAGSATSEGRPDRDELPEDGAPSSARAELGATPWAVVDLETTGTQPWPLHRALEIGIVRLAPDGSVVEEYETLLAPDRPVEATEIHGITDGMVAGAPAFAEVAGDVAGLLQGAVVVAHNVLFDIGFLRGEFQLAGRTLPPVAALCTAQLTRLLHPEVECRLVDCCQTFGIEHAEPHSALSDARATAHLLRIHLAEAAARGLGTLADLEWLPGPPLPAGWAPWPRCGRTLRRADTRRRSEAASPAANGGTGARPATDSRGRPEATTLPATRTGNGATPSANGRVRARPGPDPAGGGPVPTAGGTGPVGGPAPAPARRSGPPARPVDPATLPARAQELLAALAGPGAVLRPDQLAAVGALVVDRRRALVVQRTGWGKSAVYFLATRLLRDAGAGPTLLVSPLLALMRDQIEAARRIGIRAATINSTNHDEWSEVERSLAAGGVDLLLVSPERLNNPQFRTDVLPTLSAAAGLLVIDEAHCISDWGHDFRPDYRRIIRVLDAIGPDVPVLATTATANHRVMADVADQLGVAPVTLRGPLDRESLVLSVLRLPSQAERLAWLAEQVPRLPGSGIVYCLTVADTERVTAWLRSRGVDARSYSGKADPEERAAVEDALRAGQVKAVVATSALGMGFDKPDLAFVVHFQSPDSPVTYYQQVGRAGRALPRAEAVLLCGAEDRSIWDWFATTAFPPRDLVARVLGTLQRASGPVPAAAIEEAVNLGRGRIEAMLKVLDVEGAVRRERGGWTRTGAPWTYDEERHGRVAAAREAEQAAMVAYATTDACLMAYLRRQLDDPDPAECGRCANCTGQRPAAEVDPALAAEASAFLLGRDTVVEPRRLWPRGVDGLVGTIPPELRVEPGRALAMAGAADAGWGRVIAGLLATDGPVPDEVVRAVVRLLARWEWATRPSWVTFVPSRSHPRLVESLAARIADLGRLPLHPVLERTRDATPQASMSNSTHQCRNVHGAVAVAAADLVPPGAVLLVDDVASSRWTLTTAGAALRQAGAGPVLPLVLLLR
- a CDS encoding DUF2752 domain-containing protein — encoded protein: MSNTETPARAARLTRPSVACLLAWRPTSTPERLALTGLVAAGASFVYPAASHATGLTAPCLLRLTTGIPCPMCGMTTAATSLAAGHLQAALAANPFVLLLAGMTLVMTVLMAARAAGLAPEATTWPPARQRHVRLVVGVLAVGSWLFQLHRFGRI